Proteins found in one Labrenzia sp. VG12 genomic segment:
- a CDS encoding ATP-binding protein translates to MDEQTQSFLDLSAREDLVQLVADKKAAWLFSADGARVLWANSAGAAFFTAHSVQDLIRLTALERSPARPHIARIAEAGQTDKFSIDRLRFYRGLRVMLLTCQCKRLELETGEAAALIVCGDKGLIASKDPLTGFAHLLGSETSTVFVSAGGMVVEQLGALTGTPEDLELPAGQSALFGPIELEGTYHEGVVLKVSDRQRLTVLDNEAVEDTVADDDLRDQSVAAGAAMLAGTAADTLNAPTLEETSEAETLKADEESAWVRADDAEPELDAGTDHLDGASSDMDTPETSDRTEETEPEDAALEEPEAEDLPSEVVSSEDDLPNQPEPLEDAPQEEDSQASAVSQALDADAVAQTDEVTPAESLSEAEEAPGVETASGDEGGFVFQPRRRPVRFAWKMDIDQRFTFLSDEFADVLGPEATDIVGQTWVEVAERFDLDPRNQIARALDRRDTWSGKTVDWPVSGAALRVPVDMAALPAFDRNRKFEGYRGFGVCRTADAVPDADSQTTSTGPAAAALVGDPVDAEPTDQAPSDEEASIEQETPELAETAEYDSEPDIEETGADGSEDALEAPLETRADDTASLETSSENIADTSAETVENAPAPKAEASVDDLKPAQPDSLAGKTFLGASAAALVGSLAKFTGKSPQKPQEPAEPETPPAIAATEAEAAETTTGEAQAAASPAETQSADTAADLPGAALDSKLEALQSGRTETAELDETLADIDEEPEATATEAQDDVEDEADTTDLNTDTDVTDAAPSQPEAIEATDETSETAEESAEETVGEITGDTDAEPAAPSTPSEDAPSGISGPATLAPAEIESAVKSLAKSYKAAEKKSRDLFDEETPAQQDIETAPSAEPEMSADETAEHPADDNTGEDAAATVDSDGSPEEPELQQGAAEESAEAEDDAITTATAELDDILQPDAADDEDSMAADEREFFEETAAFETEDQAADAPSETTEPERPTTGEVIPLATVKPRVVPVDTSGLSRPERAAFRKIAEALGARLEGDLEDFDEPEQAEEEPEDELPPEVPEAGPIDPSLLDRLPIGIAIVHDREVLYANKALLAMIGYKSIAKLSQVGGLEALFIDDTEELPDAAGMDGEVDEAMKLRLADGGVLTVDAHMHSVPWNGSRGLMISITERKSPPASSPAAPTSPNFFAEVRSELDNAHSQIAEMDTILETATDGVLVLDQHGTILKVNGSAEALFSANRSDMIGAPFTEFLAPESHRAAADYLDGLSRNGVASILNDGREVLGSVPAGGLIPLFMTMGRISGAEDDAKYCAVLRDITQWKTAEEELTQAKRQAEDASSAKSDFLAKISHEIRTPLNAIIGFSEVMMEERFGPIGNDRYKDYLKDIRTSGSHIMSLVNDLLDLSKIEAGKLDLKFSAVSTSDVINECVALMQPQANRERVIIRASLPEAVPNVVADPRSLRQIVLNLLSNAIKYNRSGGQVILSTALESNGEVALRVRDTGTGMTAKQLTAALEPFRQLHTASRGGGTGLGLPLTKALVEANRASFHIDSTPDQGTLVEIVFPTQRVLAE, encoded by the coding sequence ATGGACGAACAGACCCAATCCTTTCTGGACCTGTCTGCCAGGGAAGATCTGGTTCAGCTTGTAGCCGACAAGAAAGCTGCCTGGCTTTTTTCGGCCGACGGCGCGCGCGTCCTGTGGGCGAACAGCGCCGGTGCGGCCTTTTTTACGGCCCATTCGGTTCAGGACCTGATCCGATTGACGGCCCTTGAGCGGTCGCCCGCAAGGCCGCATATCGCGCGCATCGCCGAGGCAGGCCAGACGGACAAGTTCTCCATCGACCGGCTGCGCTTCTACCGTGGTCTCAGGGTCATGCTGCTGACCTGCCAGTGCAAGCGCCTGGAGCTGGAAACGGGCGAGGCCGCCGCATTGATCGTCTGCGGCGACAAAGGCCTGATCGCGTCAAAAGATCCGTTGACCGGATTTGCCCACTTGCTGGGGTCCGAAACATCGACGGTCTTTGTCAGCGCCGGTGGCATGGTTGTCGAACAGCTTGGTGCGCTCACCGGAACGCCGGAAGACCTCGAACTGCCCGCCGGTCAGTCGGCGCTGTTCGGGCCGATCGAGCTGGAAGGGACCTATCACGAAGGGGTTGTCCTGAAAGTTTCCGATCGGCAAAGGCTCACTGTGCTGGACAATGAGGCTGTTGAAGACACTGTCGCGGATGATGACCTGAGGGATCAATCTGTCGCAGCAGGCGCTGCAATGCTGGCTGGCACGGCAGCGGATACCCTAAACGCGCCGACGCTTGAGGAGACCAGTGAGGCGGAAACGCTGAAGGCCGACGAAGAAAGCGCCTGGGTCCGGGCTGACGATGCCGAGCCGGAGCTTGATGCAGGCACAGATCACCTGGATGGTGCCTCATCGGACATGGATACTCCGGAGACTTCGGATCGGACCGAGGAAACGGAACCGGAAGACGCCGCGCTTGAAGAGCCGGAGGCGGAAGACCTCCCTTCAGAGGTTGTCTCCAGCGAAGATGACCTGCCGAACCAGCCAGAGCCTCTTGAAGACGCGCCGCAAGAGGAAGACAGCCAGGCGTCTGCCGTTTCGCAAGCCCTGGATGCGGATGCGGTCGCTCAGACGGATGAAGTCACGCCGGCCGAGAGCCTTTCAGAGGCAGAAGAAGCACCTGGGGTTGAGACGGCATCCGGCGACGAAGGCGGCTTCGTCTTCCAGCCCCGCCGACGCCCCGTTCGGTTTGCCTGGAAGATGGATATCGACCAGCGTTTCACCTTCCTTTCAGATGAATTCGCCGACGTGCTTGGTCCCGAGGCGACCGACATTGTCGGTCAGACCTGGGTGGAGGTCGCGGAACGGTTCGATCTCGACCCGCGTAACCAGATTGCCAGGGCGCTCGACCGGCGGGACACCTGGAGCGGCAAGACCGTCGACTGGCCGGTAAGCGGCGCCGCATTGCGCGTTCCCGTTGACATGGCCGCCCTGCCCGCCTTCGACCGGAACCGCAAGTTTGAAGGATATCGCGGCTTTGGCGTTTGCCGCACGGCCGATGCGGTTCCGGATGCCGACAGTCAGACCACTTCTACCGGGCCCGCCGCTGCAGCACTCGTTGGAGACCCTGTCGACGCAGAGCCGACGGATCAGGCTCCCTCCGACGAAGAAGCGTCGATCGAGCAGGAGACCCCTGAACTGGCCGAAACGGCCGAATACGATTCGGAGCCGGACATTGAGGAGACCGGAGCCGACGGCTCCGAGGACGCACTCGAGGCTCCACTCGAGACCCGGGCTGACGACACGGCGAGCCTGGAAACGAGCAGCGAGAACATCGCAGATACGTCTGCGGAAACGGTTGAGAACGCTCCCGCGCCGAAAGCTGAAGCCTCTGTGGACGACCTGAAACCGGCACAACCGGACTCTCTGGCCGGCAAGACCTTCCTTGGCGCAAGCGCTGCTGCCCTGGTCGGTTCCCTTGCCAAGTTTACGGGAAAATCGCCACAAAAGCCGCAAGAACCGGCTGAACCGGAAACGCCACCCGCCATTGCGGCCACCGAAGCGGAGGCGGCGGAGACGACGACCGGTGAAGCGCAGGCTGCCGCTTCCCCGGCTGAGACGCAAAGCGCAGATACAGCAGCCGACTTGCCCGGAGCAGCGCTGGATTCCAAGCTGGAAGCCTTGCAGAGCGGCCGGACGGAAACAGCAGAGCTTGATGAGACGCTCGCAGACATTGACGAAGAGCCGGAGGCGACGGCAACCGAGGCTCAAGACGACGTGGAGGACGAGGCAGATACCACTGACCTCAATACCGACACTGATGTGACCGACGCGGCGCCTTCTCAGCCCGAGGCAATCGAGGCCACCGACGAAACGTCCGAGACAGCCGAGGAGAGCGCCGAAGAAACCGTGGGAGAGATCACCGGGGACACGGACGCTGAACCGGCCGCCCCTTCGACGCCCAGCGAAGACGCACCATCCGGGATCTCCGGTCCGGCGACGCTTGCGCCCGCGGAGATCGAAAGCGCGGTTAAATCACTGGCAAAATCCTACAAGGCAGCAGAGAAGAAATCCCGTGACCTCTTCGACGAGGAAACACCAGCGCAGCAGGACATTGAAACCGCGCCGTCGGCCGAGCCCGAAATGTCGGCGGATGAAACTGCGGAACACCCCGCAGACGACAACACAGGCGAGGACGCTGCGGCAACGGTAGACAGCGACGGCTCACCGGAAGAGCCGGAGCTTCAGCAAGGTGCAGCGGAAGAGAGCGCTGAGGCCGAAGACGACGCCATAACGACCGCCACGGCAGAATTGGACGACATCCTGCAGCCCGATGCCGCCGATGACGAAGACAGCATGGCGGCGGATGAGCGCGAGTTCTTCGAAGAGACCGCTGCCTTTGAAACGGAAGACCAGGCGGCAGACGCCCCCTCCGAAACAACTGAACCGGAGCGGCCGACGACCGGTGAAGTCATTCCGCTGGCAACCGTCAAGCCGCGCGTTGTGCCCGTCGACACGTCAGGCCTCTCCCGGCCCGAAAGAGCGGCCTTCCGCAAGATCGCAGAAGCGCTCGGGGCACGGCTTGAGGGCGACCTGGAGGATTTCGACGAACCCGAACAGGCAGAAGAAGAGCCGGAAGACGAGTTGCCACCGGAGGTGCCGGAAGCCGGTCCGATCGATCCGAGCCTGCTTGACCGGCTGCCAATCGGCATCGCCATCGTGCACGACCGTGAAGTCCTTTATGCTAACAAGGCGCTGCTCGCCATGATCGGCTACAAGTCGATCGCCAAGCTGTCGCAGGTCGGCGGCCTGGAAGCGCTGTTCATCGACGACACGGAAGAACTGCCCGATGCCGCCGGCATGGACGGCGAGGTCGACGAGGCGATGAAACTGCGCCTGGCCGATGGTGGTGTTCTCACCGTGGATGCGCATATGCATTCGGTGCCCTGGAACGGCAGCCGGGGCCTGATGATCTCCATCACCGAGCGCAAGTCGCCCCCGGCCTCTTCTCCGGCCGCGCCGACTTCGCCCAACTTCTTTGCGGAAGTCCGCTCGGAACTGGACAATGCCCACAGCCAGATCGCCGAAATGGACACGATCCTGGAAACGGCCACCGACGGCGTTCTGGTGCTGGACCAGCACGGCACGATCCTGAAGGTGAACGGTTCGGCAGAAGCTCTGTTCAGCGCCAACAGGTCCGACATGATCGGTGCACCCTTCACCGAATTCCTGGCACCCGAAAGTCACCGGGCCGCGGCCGATTATCTGGACGGCCTGTCGCGCAACGGGGTGGCCAGCATCTTAAATGACGGCCGCGAAGTGCTGGGCTCTGTCCCGGCGGGCGGTCTGATCCCGCTGTTCATGACCATGGGCCGGATCAGCGGAGCGGAGGACGACGCCAAGTATTGCGCTGTCCTGCGCGACATCACCCAGTGGAAGACGGCAGAGGAAGAACTCACCCAGGCCAAGCGCCAGGCCGAGGATGCCAGCTCGGCCAAGTCGGATTTCCTGGCCAAGATCAGTCACGAGATCCGCACGCCGCTCAATGCCATTATCGGGTTTTCCGAAGTCATGATGGAAGAGCGTTTCGGGCCGATCGGCAACGATCGCTACAAGGACTATTTGAAGGACATCCGCACCTCCGGTTCGCACATCATGAGCCTGGTCAACGACCTTCTGGATCTGTCCAAGATCGAAGCCGGCAAGCTGGATCTCAAATTCTCTGCCGTATCGACGAGCGATGTCATCAATGAATGCGTGGCGCTGATGCAGCCGCAGGCGAACCGGGAACGGGTCATCATCCGGGCCAGCCTCCCGGAGGCGGTTCCCAATGTGGTTGCCGATCCGCGCTCGCTGCGCCAGATCGTGCTCAATCTCCTGTCAAATGCCATCAAGTACAACCGGTCCGGAGGCCAGGTGATCCTGTCGACAGCCCTGGAAAGCAATGGCGAGGTTGCGCTCAGGGTGCGGGACACCGGCACGGGCATGACGGCAAAACAGCTGACCGCTGCGCTTGAACCGTTCCGCCAGCTGCATACGGCCAGCCGCGGTGGTGGCACCGGCCTCGGCCTGCCTCTGACCAAGGCGCTGGTGGAAGCCAACAGGGCGAGCTTCCATATCGATTCCACGCCGGACCAGGGCACTCTGGTAGAGATTGTCTTCCCGACTCAAAGAGTGCTCGCAGAATAA
- a CDS encoding phasin — translation MSTDKTGFEVPEQMRDFAEKSVDQARKAFDDFMGATHKAVSNVEDSASAVQAGAADVNKKALTYAEEHVNAAFKFAQELVKAGNVEDMMKLQQDYLRSQMESLGEQTREFSNTATKAVQDATKAVQNK, via the coding sequence ATGAGCACAGACAAGACTGGTTTCGAAGTCCCCGAACAGATGCGTGATTTTGCCGAAAAGAGCGTCGATCAGGCCCGCAAGGCCTTTGACGACTTCATGGGCGCCACCCACAAGGCCGTCAGCAATGTTGAAGACAGCGCGTCCGCCGTGCAGGCCGGCGCGGCCGACGTCAACAAGAAAGCGCTGACCTATGCTGAAGAACATGTCAACGCGGCTTTCAAATTCGCTCAGGAGCTGGTCAAGGCCGGCAATGTGGAGGACATGATGAAGCTGCAACAGGACTATCTGCGCAGCCAGATGGAATCCCTTGGCGAACAGACACGGGAATTTTCCAACACGGCGACCAAGGCCGTTCAGGACGCCACCAAGGCAGTGCAGAACAAATAA
- a CDS encoding phasin has product MTDTTTASAKPAPKSRTTKAKAAPAAAGVAFPDFEAFAMPNMEVPAVFREATEKGIENAREAYAKVKTAAEDATDLMEDTFETSRQGVVEFNHKAVDAAKANADAAFTFIKDIMSVKSLAEAIELQSTFARSQFDALSTQSKEMQELATKLGTDVSAPVKEAMEKSFKDLKVN; this is encoded by the coding sequence ATGACTGACACCACCACTGCATCGGCCAAACCGGCCCCGAAATCCCGGACCACCAAAGCCAAAGCCGCTCCGGCAGCTGCTGGCGTTGCTTTCCCGGACTTTGAAGCATTTGCAATGCCGAACATGGAAGTTCCGGCTGTCTTCCGTGAAGCCACGGAAAAAGGCATCGAGAACGCTCGTGAAGCCTACGCCAAGGTCAAGACCGCTGCTGAAGACGCGACCGACCTGATGGAAGACACCTTCGAAACGTCCCGCCAGGGCGTTGTCGAGTTCAACCACAAGGCTGTCGACGCTGCCAAGGCCAATGCTGACGCTGCTTTCACCTTCATCAAGGACATCATGTCCGTGAAGAGCCTGGCCGAAGCCATCGAACTGCAGTCCACGTTCGCACGCAGCCAGTTCGACGCTCTCAGCACCCAGAGCAAGGAAATGCAGGAACTGGCCACCAAGCTGGGCACCGACGTTTCCGCTCCGGTCAAGGAAGCCATGGAAAAGTCCTTCAAGGACCTGAAGGTCAACTAA
- a CDS encoding GNAT family N-acetyltransferase: protein MSDTPSPSITLEQDGAKGRYVARLDGVSDPAELTFSVVNDHLIIADHTGVPDSMRGMGVGKALVERLVADARKKQVRIIPLCPYVKAQSQKHPEWADVFQG from the coding sequence ATGTCCGATACACCGTCCCCGTCGATCACCCTGGAACAGGACGGCGCCAAGGGCCGATACGTTGCCAGGCTGGACGGAGTGAGCGACCCGGCGGAGCTGACCTTCTCCGTCGTCAACGATCATCTGATCATCGCCGACCACACCGGCGTTCCCGACAGCATGCGCGGCATGGGCGTCGGCAAGGCGCTGGTGGAAAGACTGGTGGCGGACGCGCGCAAGAAACAGGTCAGGATCATCCCGCTTTGTCCTTATGTGAAGGCACAGTCTCAGAAACACCCCGAATGGGCGGACGTCTTTCAGGGGTAG
- a CDS encoding pirin family protein, whose product MNQILRPSEARGDADFGWLKSKHTFSFGSYFDPNYIGFGALRVINEDRVAPSAGFPTHPHQNMEIISYVVSGGLEHKDSIGTGSVIRPGELQRMSAGTGVRHSEYNHSDTEPVHFLQIWIVPEQDGLQPSYEQKAFAEDERQNTLRLIGSRDGRDGSVVIHQDVDLYASLLGADKSLAYDIRPGRKVWLQIVKGKLSVNNQQLSAGDGLGLLDAGAISLTAQENAEFLLFDLEA is encoded by the coding sequence ATGAACCAGATACTGCGTCCCTCCGAAGCTCGCGGCGATGCCGATTTTGGCTGGCTGAAAAGCAAGCACACCTTCTCCTTCGGCTCCTATTTCGACCCGAACTACATCGGCTTCGGTGCCCTGCGCGTCATCAACGAAGACCGGGTCGCGCCGAGTGCCGGTTTCCCGACCCACCCGCACCAGAACATGGAGATCATCTCCTATGTTGTCTCCGGCGGGCTGGAGCACAAGGATTCCATCGGAACCGGCTCGGTGATCCGCCCGGGTGAATTGCAGCGCATGAGTGCCGGCACCGGTGTCCGCCACAGCGAGTACAACCACTCCGACACGGAGCCGGTCCACTTCCTGCAGATCTGGATCGTACCGGAGCAGGACGGGCTTCAGCCGAGCTACGAGCAAAAGGCGTTTGCCGAGGACGAGCGGCAGAACACCCTGCGCCTGATCGGTTCACGCGATGGCCGCGACGGCTCGGTGGTCATCCATCAGGATGTCGATCTCTATGCCTCGCTGCTCGGCGCCGACAAGAGCCTTGCCTATGACATCAGACCCGGTCGCAAGGTCTGGCTGCAGATCGTGAAAGGCAAGCTCAGCGTCAACAACCAGCAGCTTTCTGCCGGGGACGGGCTTGGCCTGCTGGACGCCGGCGCCATCTCGCTCACCGCCCAGGAAAACGCGGAATTCCTGCTGTTCGACCTGGAAGCCTAG
- a CDS encoding DUF3291 domain-containing protein — MSGHWLAIYVFGQFRTRADHPDVEIFHTSEPGVWAAMERSEGFIARSGYEDEPGPDSWGEQVYPKYWQDNGDGWAPSIISLWQDLETALAAIYRGPHAEILKKGPDFMQDHTDYPAYVLWWVPENHQPDWDEAVDRFELLGDEGPSPDAFTFKVAFDPAGNAVTANGKTARQIAERNRLTAVAPRSVQ; from the coding sequence ATGAGCGGCCACTGGCTTGCGATTTACGTGTTCGGACAGTTCCGCACCCGTGCGGACCATCCCGATGTCGAGATCTTTCACACGTCGGAGCCGGGTGTCTGGGCGGCGATGGAACGCTCAGAAGGTTTCATTGCGCGGTCCGGCTACGAGGACGAACCCGGACCGGACAGCTGGGGCGAGCAGGTCTATCCGAAATACTGGCAGGACAATGGTGACGGCTGGGCGCCCTCAATCATCTCTCTCTGGCAAGACCTTGAAACGGCCCTGGCCGCTATCTACCGGGGACCACATGCCGAGATCCTGAAAAAGGGGCCCGACTTCATGCAGGACCACACGGATTATCCGGCCTATGTCCTGTGGTGGGTGCCGGAAAATCACCAGCCGGACTGGGACGAAGCCGTTGACCGCTTTGAACTTCTTGGCGACGAAGGCCCGTCGCCGGACGCCTTCACGTTCAAGGTCGCGTTTGATCCTGCCGGGAACGCCGTGACAGCCAATGGCAAAACCGCGCGCCAGATTGCCGAGCGGAACAGGCTTACGGCGGTGGCCCCCAGGTCTGTTCAATAG
- a CDS encoding sulfite exporter TauE/SafE family protein: MEDLSLFSLGLLAAALLATGVVAGIIAGLLGVGGGIVIVPVLYYMFTALKIDPAVLMHVAVGTSLATILATGTSSARSHYKRGSVDMDLLKRWWWAIAIGVIAGATLAGNISGGALTLVFGVVALAVAANMLFRRDGSHLAEKLPGSPVKEVLGFLIGGISVMMGIGGGTLGVPTLTLFNYPIRKAVGTAAAIGLIIAVPGTLMSIWFGLGAEGLPPLSLGYVNIIGFLLIIPASTLAAPLGAKIAHTIDPSKLKLVFALFLGFTGLRMIYGVLV; this comes from the coding sequence GTGGAAGATCTCAGCCTTTTCTCCCTCGGCCTTCTGGCGGCAGCCTTGCTGGCAACCGGCGTGGTGGCGGGGATTATTGCCGGCCTGCTCGGCGTTGGCGGCGGCATCGTCATCGTGCCGGTGCTCTATTACATGTTCACCGCGCTGAAGATCGATCCGGCCGTCCTGATGCATGTGGCTGTCGGAACGTCGCTGGCAACGATCCTGGCAACCGGAACCTCGTCCGCTCGCTCGCACTACAAGCGCGGCAGTGTCGACATGGATCTGCTCAAACGCTGGTGGTGGGCGATTGCCATTGGCGTGATTGCCGGTGCGACCCTTGCCGGCAACATCTCCGGTGGTGCGCTGACGCTTGTCTTCGGTGTGGTGGCGCTGGCAGTCGCGGCCAACATGCTGTTCCGGAGGGACGGGTCGCATCTGGCTGAAAAGCTGCCCGGCTCGCCCGTGAAGGAAGTGCTCGGCTTCCTGATTGGCGGCATTTCCGTGATGATGGGCATTGGCGGGGGCACGCTCGGCGTGCCGACGCTGACCCTGTTCAACTATCCGATCCGCAAGGCCGTTGGCACGGCCGCCGCGATCGGCCTGATCATCGCCGTTCCGGGCACGCTGATGTCGATCTGGTTCGGGCTCGGTGCCGAAGGTCTGCCACCCCTGTCCCTCGGCTATGTCAACATCATCGGCTTTCTGCTGATCATCCCGGCCTCGACCCTGGCAGCGCCGCTTGGCGCGAAAATTGCCCATACGATCGATCCGTCCAAGCTGAAACTGGTGTTTGCGCTGTTCCTCGGCTTTACCGGTCTGCGCATGATCTACGGTGTGCTGGTCTGA
- a CDS encoding AzlC family ABC transporter permease, with amino-acid sequence MLKKNVTISLEGCVRGAALCFPAAPGIIALSVVFGTVAAQKGLTFLETIMINSLVFAGASQFVAMEVYGSPLTWGLVIAMIGVTAAVNMRMLLIGASLRPWLGQVPAWQTYPALFFLTDLNWLLAISEYEKGTRDWGVYLGGGLFCWSIWSLSVVPGYFAGSLISDPKAFGLDVVLPAFFAALLVPLWKGKRQTYSWMVAGGVACLTWYLVGGYWSIFTGAVAGAVAGAYLDD; translated from the coding sequence ATGCTGAAGAAGAATGTCACCATCAGCCTTGAGGGCTGTGTGCGGGGGGCTGCGCTGTGCTTTCCGGCGGCTCCCGGGATCATCGCGCTCAGCGTGGTGTTCGGCACGGTTGCCGCACAGAAGGGCCTGACCTTTCTGGAAACGATCATGATCAATTCGCTGGTCTTTGCCGGCGCCAGCCAGTTCGTGGCCATGGAAGTCTATGGCAGCCCGCTGACCTGGGGGCTGGTGATCGCCATGATCGGCGTGACCGCCGCGGTCAACATGCGCATGCTTCTCATCGGCGCGAGCCTTCGGCCCTGGCTCGGTCAGGTGCCGGCCTGGCAGACCTATCCGGCGCTGTTCTTCCTCACCGATCTCAACTGGCTGCTGGCAATCTCCGAATATGAAAAAGGCACGCGCGACTGGGGTGTCTATCTTGGCGGTGGCCTGTTCTGCTGGTCGATCTGGTCGCTGTCGGTGGTGCCCGGTTACTTCGCCGGCAGCCTGATTTCCGATCCGAAGGCTTTCGGCCTCGATGTGGTTCTGCCCGCGTTCTTCGCGGCGCTCCTGGTGCCGCTCTGGAAGGGAAAACGCCAGACCTACAGCTGGATGGTAGCTGGTGGTGTCGCCTGCCTGACCTGGTATCTGGTGGGGGGTTACTGGAGCATTTTCACTGGTGCCGTTGCCGGTGCAGTTGCAGGAGCTTATCTGGATGACTGA
- a CDS encoding AzlD family protein, which produces MTEGLFTADAMFVTAVFGMVAVTYALRAGGYWVMGRLPITPRVRRGLEALPGAIIVSTILPIVLQGGLAVVLCLVVAIAAQVRLRKEYVAVFCAVVAAAALRAAGL; this is translated from the coding sequence ATGACTGAGGGGCTCTTCACTGCCGATGCAATGTTCGTGACCGCCGTATTCGGCATGGTCGCCGTCACCTATGCGCTCCGCGCGGGCGGCTACTGGGTCATGGGGCGCCTGCCGATCACCCCCCGTGTGCGGCGCGGACTTGAGGCATTGCCGGGCGCAATCATCGTCTCCACCATCCTGCCGATCGTCTTGCAGGGGGGGCTGGCCGTGGTGTTGTGCCTGGTGGTGGCAATTGCCGCTCAGGTCCGGCTCCGCAAGGAATATGTCGCCGTATTCTGCGCGGTCGTGGCGGCCGCCGCCCTGCGGGCCGCAGGGCTATAG
- a CDS encoding bifunctional aminoglycoside phosphotransferase/ATP-binding protein, with the protein MDQAHSQDEALAFLNSLPSDDPERPDIKRIDTHANIVFLVGFRAYKVKRAIRFPFLDYSTLALREDACKAEITCNKPNAPRIYRQALPVTREGDGSLSLGGTGEPIEWVVEMNRFERRNELDVLASKGPFQDTLSDELADMMVAAHHAAPLRDGAGFYSELASYVDQNEAAFHEHPELFPAEDVRHLSEQSRRVLSSIHELILRRGEQGLVRRCHGDAHLRNIVLIEGAPVLFDAVEFSDAIATGDVLYDLAFLLMDLWERGQPGSANRVFNRYLDKTRLDTHPEGLAALPFYMMMRAAIRSKIAASAALAQSDPQQKQAQQDQAKAYFRYALAFLEPSQPQLLAIGGLSGTGKTTLAYALAPEIGRAPGARVLRTDVMRKRLLNISETEQAPPEAYTLEASQRVYQALDDAVQAVLAAGHSAIFDAVFAAETERDHIAKVAARVEAGFTGLWLSAPAKVLKARIAARTDDASDATEEVVDIQLGYETGRMRWTEIDASSDRATTHARARGSLSL; encoded by the coding sequence ATGGATCAGGCGCATTCCCAGGACGAAGCACTCGCGTTTCTCAACAGCTTGCCGTCCGATGATCCGGAGCGTCCCGACATCAAGCGGATCGATACCCACGCCAACATCGTTTTTCTGGTCGGTTTCAGGGCCTACAAGGTCAAGCGGGCGATCCGTTTTCCGTTTCTCGATTATTCGACGCTTGCCCTGAGAGAAGACGCCTGCAAGGCGGAAATCACCTGCAACAAGCCCAATGCGCCCCGGATCTACCGTCAGGCCCTGCCGGTCACGCGCGAAGGCGACGGGTCGCTTTCACTAGGCGGGACCGGCGAACCGATCGAGTGGGTGGTGGAGATGAACCGTTTCGAACGGCGGAACGAACTCGACGTCCTGGCGTCGAAGGGACCTTTCCAGGACACCCTGTCGGACGAGCTCGCCGACATGATGGTGGCGGCCCATCACGCAGCCCCTTTGCGGGACGGCGCGGGTTTCTACAGTGAATTGGCCAGCTATGTCGACCAGAACGAAGCCGCCTTCCACGAACATCCCGAGCTGTTTCCCGCCGAAGACGTGCGCCACCTGAGCGAGCAGTCGCGACGCGTATTGTCATCGATCCACGAACTTATTCTGCGGCGGGGCGAGCAGGGCCTCGTCCGCCGCTGTCACGGTGATGCCCATCTGCGCAACATCGTCCTGATCGAAGGGGCGCCCGTTCTCTTTGACGCGGTCGAGTTTTCAGATGCCATCGCCACGGGCGATGTGCTTTACGATCTTGCCTTCCTGCTAATGGACCTCTGGGAACGCGGCCAACCCGGGTCTGCCAACCGTGTGTTCAACCGTTACCTGGACAAGACCCGGCTCGATACGCACCCGGAGGGCCTGGCTGCCCTGCCCTTCTACATGATGATGCGCGCGGCGATCCGCTCCAAGATCGCGGCCAGCGCCGCCCTTGCGCAATCCGACCCGCAGCAGAAACAGGCACAGCAGGACCAGGCCAAGGCCTATTTCCGCTATGCACTTGCATTTCTGGAGCCTTCCCAACCGCAGCTGCTGGCAATCGGCGGTCTTTCCGGCACCGGCAAGACGACACTTGCCTATGCGCTGGCGCCAGAGATCGGCCGGGCACCCGGCGCCCGCGTCCTGCGGACCGATGTCATGCGCAAGCGTCTTCTCAACATTTCAGAGACGGAACAGGCTCCGCCCGAGGCTTACACGCTGGAGGCGTCGCAACGTGTCTATCAGGCTCTGGACGATGCCGTGCAGGCCGTTCTGGCCGCCGGTCATTCCGCCATTTTCGATGCTGTTTTTGCCGCTGAAACCGAGCGAGATCATATCGCGAAGGTAGCCGCAAGGGTCGAGGCCGGGTTTACCGGGCTGTGGCTCTCCGCGCCGGCCAAGGTGCTGAAGGCGCGGATCGCCGCCCGTACCGACGATGCGTCCGATGCTACCGAAGAGGTGGTCGACATCCAGCTGGGGTACGAGACCGGCAGGATGAGATGGACAGAAATCGACGCCAGTTCCGACAGGGCCACCACGCACGCGCGCGCACGCGGCAGCTTGTCCCTATAG